The window TCCGAGAGGATTTTACTTTAAACTATTTATGCTTTATCATCATAGCAGCACATTTCTCTGAAGTCTTACTGTGTTTTAGCTTTGATAAGCtcagaaacaaaaaggaaaggACAATAATAGTGTGTccttgaggatttttttaaaactataaattagatttaaagGTGGAGGCTGAACACATGTTTCCATCTCTGAAAGAgctgaaggaaaaaacaaagttttgtttttttgaaatcctaaaaaatgaaggttttctCTTTTGAAAGTGCAGGATTTTGTGGACTCTTTCTTGTTTAAAGATGACATAAAGAAGCATCAATAGGAGGCAGCTGTGCTCCCCACAGAATGACACCCCCCCATTACTCAAAGGCTACTGCAAAGGCTGACGAAGCAGCAAACTCCAGCTCAGATTTCAAAAGGACTCAGAGAAAACCCTACAGGGATTTGAGGGCTCCTAAAATTAGAAAAGTACTCCGGCATCTTCGTCATTTTCTGCTTCTGAAAAAGTTCACAGTTAAATGTGACTAAACCCAAAAGCCTACCCCCCCTCACCAGAAATAGAGCACAGGACAATAGTGGGGGGGTTACGTGATCCCAAAACAGTCTTCCTGCTGAGCCTAAAATAACTGGATGTTCTCTGATCCTGAAAACTGGCTGGACGCTTCAGACTTTCCCGGAAATTCCTGATCGTAAAACGACGGGATAGACAGAAACGAGAAATGAGGAGAGACTTAAGGAGAGAGAGAACAACGGGGTTTGTGTGAATGATGGAGATGTTTTTGACACACAGCATAAAGAAGTACTTCCACTCCCTTATAAAGGACATTACTATTTGGTCCCTTAAACGGCTCATTATCTGTAACGAGAGTATACAAACAGTATGAAATAATGACTTGAATctattataaaaacatttgttagtCTGAGTTTCAAGGTTAGAGAATGACAGAACTGTGCTGACATCTAGTGGTCAGAGAGGGTCATAACATGCAggcaataaaatatgtaaaaaaaaacattgaaacaaaaaacataaaatatgtaaTGATAATAATATATCCTGATGactttcacaaacaaaaaaatacttttttttaatgcacataAGGTTTTTTATACATTATCCCCTTTAGAATTAGTAAATCTAGCTAAAgctgtcaaagtcgaggcccgggggcctgatccggccctccgggtaaatCTATTcggcccaccagatcattttattttattgttattaatgacttgatgttatcttgcacttatttctaacctgtataatttttacaacaTGTATGTTTTTGCAGAGTAAAGTATTGgaaattatttaaggttgaagttgatttattctggaataatattcctgactttttattattcataattatgttaaaaagttatggtttaaaagttgtaaacattggcattctgttagctttttcgattttttggcatttactaaagttttttaagactatttcagaatttagcgaatatttcagctacatttaggctttttttatgttttttttaggttattttggagattagctaatatgaCAGCTACATGCTGCTTCAAAATGACTTCATaatttgtaattaaaataaaacacatgcaacatttaaagtggtaaaaacaaaaatgaatacaagCTTTCTCTTCTTAATTGAatcaattaattgtttttttctttttgtacaaaaaatcaaatcaagacCATGTCTTTAGTATTTGAATCAGACTTTTAAAGCATTCGATTACATTTGCCCTTGTGTTCACCTGTAAACAGGTTCTGTATTTTCTCCTGATAATTACTATAGCTTAAAGTCCTGtaatttatgagtaaaaatatgtttagacaTGCACAGACTGGAACGAGAGTGaactgtgatgctgtcatgaTCGCCAGGCTTAAAATATTagaattttattgttaaaagttgacatgtcttgttttgttttcttttagggttgctttgttatttttattgatatatagacagttttaattaaagaaaagtttcaacAATAAACCATCATTTCaaatacaaatgaataaaacagcTGCAATCAAATAACAAAGataatattgaaagaaaaagaaaatataatcaGGGATATTTGTAGTTCACAATATATTTGCAAATATGATTAAATTCttgattaaaatgttacaaaaatttTCATCTcaactaaaaagaaatacatgtgAGATTACAATCCAAACCttttaacaaaatgttctcattttccAATTTcaccaaaagcaaaacaaaatcactTCAGAATCTCAAATGCTATTCATCCATCTAATGATTACCTTCATAATACATTCAATATTATCACAAATATGTGCACTTTTTGCAGCAACAATATAGGAACAGTtgagtatcttttttttattcatatgaGAAATTCAAAAATTTCTGGTTTGATTTTCAGCACTGGTTAAACTGTAATAGTATTTATTGCTCCCATTTAAATGTCCAAACTATTAGATTTGAtctacaaacagaaaacaaaaaagtagaatttagTATTTAATACTAGTATTTAGTAtttaatatttgcaaaattgtatttacataaatgttgttttctgaaggtaccattagtttttgttggttttaaaaatggaaaatttaatTGTAAGTGGAAAACTActttaaaagaatgtaaaatgccCAAAGCCCATgtcttatttaaatttttagaacaattttgtGATATAGGTAATAGATCttaatttttacaattatttttatgataaacTTTAGGCTCTATAGTAACACATATCCCTGTAAAGTAAATTATGTTGATATATACATACTTATGTATTTTACTCTTGTGCAACATTGTTTactgttacttttttatgttaatttgatTTTAGTTGTTGTTTATATATGTTGTGTTGTTCTGAGCCATTTTTAGATTCaataagatttttatttttgagagatTCCTGCTGGATTGTTGAAATATTTggtcagaaaaaaataccataaaagcaaaaaggaaagaaaagatgttaaaaaataagtgaaCAATTGCCTGCTGTGAACCTTTCTCGCCGCTAGAGGGCAGTAACAGTTTCCCCGACAAACTACCGGAAGTAGAAGAAGAATGACTTCCTTCGTGACGTAGTTAGATAAATGGCGCTCCCGCACAGGGCGGACTGTAAACATTTCCACGGTTCCAACTGTAACTGTCTCCTTATCATCAAAGCATGTACTCGGCTGTATCCGCCTCTCGGCGCGGTTATAAGATGTCTATGTTCAACTTGCAGGTCGGTTCATGCGTGGAGCGGACGGCCGGTCCCCCTCCGAGCAACCGGAACCGAAACGAACGGTAAGAGGAGCGGAGAGCTCCGTCCGTCCGACCCAAGTTCCCGCTCTGACCCCGGACCGTGACTCGTTTCCAGGGTAACTAATGGAGAGCGAGGACGCGCAGGCGGCGGAGGACCCGGAGGTGAGCGCGCTCCGGGAGAAGGTGGAGTCGCTGAAGAACGAGCTGACAGAATGCAGAGCCGAGCTGGACAAGCTGCAGAGGCAGCTCAGCCACTCCGAGAGGCTGCAGAGGAGCACCGAGAGCTACAACGAGGACCTCCGCAAGCAGGTACCCGGATGAGCTCCTCAAGAATGCAGTTGAACTCTTGTATCCAGTCCTAGACTGAACAGCCCCCTCCCATACATTCTAATCCCCCTCCCTGAGGGTTAGTGATAAGATCCTAAAACACCTCCTGTTGTTTCACCATCAGACTTTGAATGGAGGCGTATTCATCTTTTAGATGCATATTGATGCAAATATCCACCCAAATTACCTTGATTTGCATCTATGTGAAATCAACaacattaaggggttaaaatcTCCTcacttgattgattgatatcagaggtgtcaaactcaatcacactagaggccaaaatccaaacacaccttaggtcaccggaaggacaggataaacatttattgaacactctaaaactattttttaaagtctaaaactgtaacttttataacataattatgaactagatatatagcattacctgtgataatgctagtgtgaatgttgtaagatgaatttggccactgaagatgctaatgctgatagctaaagatactgaaattgatagctgaagagctgaagctgatagcttgctaaaatattagctaaatgccaaattggcctaaaaaaataaataacatgtaGCTGGCCCTGCGatggactggtgacctgtccagggtgaaccccgccttcgctcatcagtagccgggttaggctccggcacccccgcaatcccgaaagggaggaagcggacaagaagatggatgaatgaatgaacatgtagctggaaaaaaatgctatgTTTCAAATAGcttaaataatcttttaaagccagaattagccaaaacaactagtgtgtaaatattagcataactccaaaattgcataaaaatcttgaggaaaaaaagcttaaattagccaaaacagctagcatgtagctgtaatattagctaaccctaaaatagcctaaaatttgtagtaaatgccaaaatagccccaaaatctagattaatgatatttttaaaaactcttaaaatgtaatttttttaacatattagacccttttcatggtgacatcagacaaaatggcgacagggccgaAAAAGTGAACAGTTATTGCTGGTGTTCACGTGTAGAAAGACGATGCGATacttttacgtaaataataaaaggtaaccttatcaatatcaacagaaaaatgtacaatagtTATTCTATGGATGTCCtgctaaactgtattttcatttcctgtctttgatcgttcacaaatctaaatacaaatttgaataatccttcaaaattcaatgttttattgacaatatcaacctttcatttgagcagatattattctaactggttCTATTTTGTCTGATGTTATTTGCCCGaattttaagtgcgatcaacTCAAAAgttgatagaaattcatgttgttcacatttaataccttcagcaaagTCTCACATCGCTGCATTTTAATCACTACCCAGGCTAAATGTACTTGTTCTACGggatatttaaaattattatattgattatattaaattattattaaaaaatatatttaaacacgATTTTCTTCAGTTTAACATTCAACCAAGcaccaaaagtgttttcatttgatAAAATTGTAGTCATataatcaaagattttttttaaaaataatttcttaaagtataattttggaatttaaaatgaacattttttcattggtttaacattttaaatcttggACAATAATtctaagttgttttatttattttccaggtTGACCAGCTGAGTGCAGAAATACATGAACgcaagaaaaaagacaaagacaaagtCGACACTGAGACTCAGACGGAGGAGTACGAGTGGACGGAAACTGGTCAGTCACTTTGATGTTCCTCTGTTGGGATTGATGATTCAGTAAGTAGGGccgggttaataaaatcgatttgaatcgattcaAGCTTAATAGaccaataattgattcataaaagatataaatcgatttagcacataaagctaaagactttaacttaaatagcAATGTAACAAAGATGTTATTCAATACAAATATTGCCTGATATAATCATTTccaaaagaaatactttaatctcaaagtgcaaaaatgactttttgttttaaactggtTGCTCATAGAAatgaacttttcaaaaacatagACATGTGCTTGGATTCTAACAGATTAGAATCAAGCACACCTCTCTGCTAGAATCTGATGTATTTAGcgcggtgtttggacaggttactgctgGTCCCGCCCTTTCTGTTACGTTTTTGTTACATATGAGACAGTACGCGCTGTCTGTGTCTACTCTGGATAAATACAGCCACACGTCGGACTTTGTGGGTTTGTTGTCTGTGTGTGAGCGTGCTGCGAGAGCGGAACCCTTTCTTGCAAAGTGTAACTTGTAAGGAGAGATGTAGAAATGCTCCATCTCTGTGTTACATGCTGTTGTTGGGCCGCTATGCTAGCACTGTTACGCAGTACCgataatcaatcaatcaatatactttattaatccctggGGGGGAAATTCATTCAAGAGGGAAACTTTTGGTGTGAGCAGACAAGTTGTAACACCAGTAAATACTGAGTGGTAAGTGAGGAAGCGTCTGCAGTTAAAGCGTTTAATTATCAGTCCATTTTATCTGCAAATTTTTCTCTTATCGGAATTACATGCGTGACGTCATATGTCCATTATAGGCCTATATTATCGTGCAACCTTAATTTGCACTaatagttgcgatcgcaacatcGTGAAAGCCTGGAGGGACGGACTCATGTGAAACTTAAATACGAAGGATTTCCCAGGAGGGGGTCGGAGATGAAGAACACACAGCCAGTCCACGACACACGcacactagtgtgaatgctgttagctgaatttggccactgaaactgatagctgaaaacgctgaagctgaaaatcagctaaaatattagctaaatgccaaattagcctaaaaaactgaaaaaaagcatctagcatgtagcagaaaaaatatctaaacttcaaaataacctgaaatagccaaaacagctagcatgaaaatATTAGCCCAATTAgcctaatttattttaatcctaaaatagctaacaagtagctgaaatattagctaaactccaaattagcctaaaaaacgtaataaatgccaaaatagtcctaaaatctagcagaatgtcattataactttcaactttactacactctgtctccatataatataaagtaacaaataattaactattaaattagcattcaactattttaatagttaattagtcgtcgattagtcgactaatcgtggcagcgcTCCATCCTTATTCCTCTGTTATGGACATGTCTGCTGGTGGAGGAACAAACTCAACATGctagtgtttctgttttagaCTATTACAACTACTACTACGGATACTACAATCAAAGTGCGGAGGGGGCGGAAAACTGTCAGGAAAACGCCAATCCTGCAGCCACCGCAGTGGAGATGAGCGATGGCAGCGCCGCCACCGAAGTGGAAATGACCGTCGCCAGCACCGGCGACGCCGCAGCAGCAGAGACTGGAACAGTGAATGAAACCGCAGCTGTAGAAGTCTCCGATCCGGCCGCCAGCGCAGCTGTAGCAACGGTGGAGGTGCGGTTTGTTTATGTGCATTTCAAGCCGATGGTGTTTTCCTCATTGAACCTCTGTACGGCCGGATGTGTCTCAGGAGAGCGACGGAGGATCTATAGCAGACATGTTGAGAGCCACAGCTGAGGAGGCCATGACGCAGACCGGCTTCGTGTTCGATGAAACCTCTGGGATGTATTACGACCACAGCACCGGCTTTTACTACGACtcggtttgtgtgttttctttctttgattcGACAGGACGATAAAATCAACGTTCCTTTGATGATGTGTGTATTCTTTGCCCTCATAGGCCAGTCAGTTGTACTACGACGTCAACACGAGTATTTACTACTACTACGATGCCGAGAGCGGGCGGTATCAGTTTCATTCTCGGATCGAGGTTCCCGCCACGCAGAGCTTTACGGAGCCCTGGAGAGACAAGAACGACACCGACAAACAAGGCAGGAAATTCAAGAAAGGGACCAGGAAATCATCCCAGCACGATGACAAGGTACAGATCGAGAACTTTGTTCGGTCCTAAAGAGCTAGCTCTAGACCTTGTTAGGCGGTCTCAGTCTTCAAAAACCTTTCTTTGATGTGAGGATAGATGACTAAAAGACTATTCCTTTGACCCAGGTCCGTGATGTGACTAAATCTTTGGCTAAAATGAAGATTTCCTCTTGCTGGAAAACTCAGTCCTACAAAGGTATAACTCTAAAATTgccttttaaacaaataaaacgttTGTATTCATGTTCGGCTGCTCCTTAAAGGCTTTCAAAGGGATCTCTATCGCTCTTGAAAAACTCCTTTGTAGCTCGGAAAGTATCGGATCACTGAGGATTTATTATTGAGAcgtagagctgccacaattagtcgactaatcgactattaaaacagtcaacGGCTAATTtattagtcaattagtcgttacttggagtcagagtgtagtaagggtgaacaaagttgtgagcgttcaacataaaaaacttttttcattcagtgagaccaaaaccaaaacttttatgaaaaatagttccttgttttagatgccgacctcattagagaaaaaaggaatatactttttatcaaactcattttgacaggtgacctttatACCCTATAaggcgggttcgactcccgccttgcacacccatgtgtcgaagtgtccttgggcaagacatctaaccccgaattgcctctggcggaaccaccaccagtgtatgaatgtgtgtgtgactgtgaagccctttgggccctcaaaggagggtagaaagcgcgagacaagtatacaccatttaccatttaccacgagtgtcaaactcaatcacccaaggggccaaaatccaaaacacaccttaggtcacgggctgaacaggataaacatttatagaacacaataaaactatattttagaactttaaaaccataacttttgaatataattatgaactagatatataacattacctgcgataatggtagtgtgaatgctgtaagctgaatttggccgatgGAGATGCtgaattgataactaaaaatgttgaagctgattgctgaaaatgctgaaaacgaAAAAtcttatagccagctaaaatgttagttaaatgccaaattagccacaaaaaaaacttaggttagccaaaacagctagcatgtagctaaaatattagctaaacttcaaaacagcctaaaaaatcttaataaatgccaaaatagtccaaaaaactagcagaatgccaatttttaaagctttataatcgtaaccttttaacataattatgaataataaacagacgggaatattattccagaataaatcaacttaaacctaaaataactttcaatattttactctccataaaatatattttgtaaaaattatacaaggtagaaataagaacaagataacatcgggtcattaataacaataaaatgaaatgatctggagggccggatagaatcacccgtagggccggatccgggcctcgactttgacacatatgctATATacactttatatataaaattgatataAAATTGTTATATCATCTTGAGGGGCAGGACACCTGGATGGATgatgtagggtcaaaggtcatgtGTCAAAATGAGTTGATGggaagtatattcctgatctctctctcatttgatttaatcttgttttaatcccagaaactaatgaaagacagaagctgcaagattcattaaaagctaaataaaatatcatcttaattgtctttatttttagttaatttaaagctaatgatggttaatgTGGgatttacatccactttgcacatgacctgattagtcgactaataaagaAGGGTTTGTGGCAGCTCTGTTGAGGCCGTTGGAGGAATAGTCTTTGAAGACTGAGACCCGAGTGTTGTAATGTTGTGGCTGCGCTGAGTCATCACTTCTTAGTCCAGAGAAGTTGATCTTACCACAGAGTTTCTGATGGCAGGAACCGAAATCTAACGATGAAAAGCCTCAAAAAGAAGAAGCCGATTCCGTCGATCGGCATTCGGCCAAAAGAAAAACGGATTTAGGAAAATCGAAGCGGAAATCGCGCAGCCCGGGGAAGAAGTCCTCTAAACATCGGGAAGACAAGGACAGGTCGTCGAAGAGGAAAcgacacaaaaatgactcacaCCACGAAGACAGGCGGagatcaaagaagaaaaagaagaaatcgaAGTCAGAAAagcacaagaagaagaagagcaggACTCGGAGCGACGACTCTGAAGGTGAGAGCGAGCCGGAGGAAGGAGAGATCACAGAGTCGGAAAGGGAAGAGTGCGAATCCACTCGCTCATCGGCGTCGTCTTCGAGCGCTCCGTCCAAGCAGAGTCCCGAGTCAGACGTGGATGAGCCAAGTCAGCCAGGTGAGGGTAGGAATGGGCGGATCCCGATGAGAGCAGAGGACAGCCGGGCTTCAATCCGACTGTTCCACTGATGATGTTTGATTGATCCTACAGCCAAAGAGATGTGGCCTCCATGTGTGAGAGTGACTGTGGTCCGGTCTCCCGTGCTGCAAGTAGGAACTCTGTTCATCCTCACTGCCGACTCTTCCGCCACCTTTGGCAGGTCTGTAGTTTGAATTCCACCTTAACGAAAGTAACAAAAGCAGCTGAAGGTGaagaaaagctgctctgtgtTTGCAGAGAAAAAGACATGGACCATGCAGTACGAATACCAGAGATGGGAGTTAGTAAGGTACCGGCTGAAACACTTTTCCTGGACTCATTTTGACGTGCTGAAGACACATGTCTGACATGTTTGGTTCCAGTTCCATGCAGAGGTGTACTTTGATCAGGAGCATCAGAACTACATGCTGGTGGACCAAGGAAGCCAAAACGGGACGGTCATCAACGGAAACCGGATACTACAGGTCAGCGGGAATGTTGAGGTCATTACAGGGAAAACGTCTCTGGATTTGTGTGCAGCTTACTCTTGAGTTGGAACTCGTACAATACATTATATGCATAACTGTGTGTTCTtgcaattgtatttttaaatgtacactGGAATATAAAAAACATACTAATCCAAAATAGCAGCAGGCTAAAAGAACTACAAATTCAGAACAGTTTtggggttttaacatgttcttgtagcatttttcttttgctggaggacatacagaaaaaaaatctaagagtttgcatttcttaatatttctttattcaaatgttggatcagaagcagacgaCCTcctgcggtttgaaaaagctcaggtttgtggtgcagcaactgccatgggtggggccaaagtctcctttctccgcTACAATTCcgctgcagacaaacagatccatgaacgttgTCATTATCCACGTCTGAGCTGCAATCTGGCTTAAAATGTTATCTTAAGCTTGTGAGGCGCTATAAGCTAAGGGGAGAAAAATCAagcaaagggctgatgggataTTAGCCGAGGGTAGCTTCCGTGCcagcagtcccacccacaacccggaggggaatttctgagaatgattttaaatagaaaaaaaatgtcgttGGAGCAGGACTTTGAATAGAACGAACTTGATACAgagacaaaaccacatttacgcagAAATCAGAGTTACAAGTGTACAAGAActtgtgagactcttttcacttCATCAGATGATGTTTAAGTGCTGCTGGAATGCTGGGTCACCAGAGATTTCTTTAACTCAGGTTGTGAATAATATCCggtaaaaacttgacatttttaccAGTTTCTTTCATCAtcatcaagtttatttataaagcacttaaacacaattaaaatcGAACAACGTGCTGCACGTTAAAGgctaaacacaataaaaaataaagtgaaaaaataaaaaagcataacaCATGAAAGCTTGAaggtaaaacataaaacacattaaaaaccacAGTTAAATCTCATAATTGACAAAATGCTATAAAATAAGTCTTAAGTCGAGTTTTAACAAAAGACGGTAAAGGTGTTTGTCTATGACAGGAAtgtcagactcaatcacacgagggggcaaaatccaaaacacaccttaggtcgaacaggatacacattcattgaacactaaaaatacattttaaaactttaataccataactttttaacataattatgaactagatatatagcattagctgtgataatgctagtgtgaatgctgtaagctgaatgtggctgctgaagatgctagtgctgatagcgaaagatgctgaaattggtagctggctaaaatatcagctaaatgccaaattatcctaaaaaacaaagaaaaaaacgtaggtcagccaaaacagctagcatgtagctgaaatttgagctaaattctaaaataaccttaaaaatcttaattaagataaaaagttaaaatattgtgttttaaaacattggtTACTATTGAACCAGAACTCTCAGCGTGTCTCCTCTGACACCTCCAGCATGGAGCTCCTCCCTAAGCTCTGGTCTGTGATCACAGCGATGACAGGCGGCGCCTTTCCGCTCTCTGGGT is drawn from Oryzias melastigma strain HK-1 linkage group LG5, ASM292280v2, whole genome shotgun sequence and contains these coding sequences:
- the aggf1 gene encoding angiogenic factor with G patch and FHA domains 1 isoform X2, producing MESEDAQAAEDPEVSALREKVESLKNELTECRAELDKLQRQLSHSERLQRSTESYNEDLRKQVDQLSAEIHERKKKDKDKVDTETQTEEYEWTETDYYNYYYGYYNQSAEGAENCQENANPAATAVEMSDGSAATEVEMTVASTGDAAAAETGTVNETAAVEVSDPAASAAVATVEESDGGSIADMLRATAEEAMTQTGFVFDETSGMYYDHSTGFYYDSASQLYYDVNTSIYYYYDAESGRYQFHSRIEVPATQSFTEPWRDKNDTDKQGRKFKKGTRKSSQHDDKVRDVTKSLAKMKISSCWKTQSYKAKEMWPPCVRVTVVRSPVLQVGTLFILTADSSATFGREKDMDHAVRIPEMGVSKFHAEVYFDQEHQNYMLVDQGSQNGTVINGNRILQPKTKSEPRPLMHGDEVKMGETVLSFHIHSGTDTCDGCEPGQVMAHLSKHKREEAPGPGLAKEDKESLRQKELKQMKAKYGLQSTEYEETKSVKNPKYKDRAESRRQTVGSEGVFQRDDAPASVHEEISEVNKGRKMLEKMGWKKGEGLGKEGTGMKDPIELKIRKSQSGLGAGATMSVDGMSIAQTKSHKNWEKARERFADSCQVEQKAPASKAWVRSGEAPTSETNNGTDGQNQG
- the aggf1 gene encoding angiogenic factor with G patch and FHA domains 1 isoform X1; its protein translation is MESEDAQAAEDPEVSALREKVESLKNELTECRAELDKLQRQLSHSERLQRSTESYNEDLRKQVDQLSAEIHERKKKDKDKVDTETQTEEYEWTETDYYNYYYGYYNQSAEGAENCQENANPAATAVEMSDGSAATEVEMTVASTGDAAAAETGTVNETAAVEVSDPAASAAVATVEESDGGSIADMLRATAEEAMTQTGFVFDETSGMYYDHSTGFYYDSASQLYYDVNTSIYYYYDAESGRYQFHSRIEVPATQSFTEPWRDKNDTDKQGRKFKKGTRKSSQHDDKEPKSNDEKPQKEEADSVDRHSAKRKTDLGKSKRKSRSPGKKSSKHREDKDRSSKRKRHKNDSHHEDRRRSKKKKKKSKSEKHKKKKSRTRSDDSEGESEPEEGEITESEREECESTRSSASSSSAPSKQSPESDVDEPSQPAKEMWPPCVRVTVVRSPVLQVGTLFILTADSSATFGREKDMDHAVRIPEMGVSKFHAEVYFDQEHQNYMLVDQGSQNGTVINGNRILQPKTKSEPRPLMHGDEVKMGETVLSFHIHSGTDTCDGCEPGQVMAHLSKHKREEAPGPGLAKEDKESLRQKELKQMKAKYGLQSTEYEETKSVKNPKYKDRAESRRQTVGSEGVFQRDDAPASVHEEISEVNKGRKMLEKMGWKKGEGLGKEGTGMKDPIELKIRKSQSGLGAGATMSVDGMSIAQTKSHKNWEKARERFADSCQVEQKAPASKAWVRSGEAPTSETNNGTDGQNQG